Below is a genomic region from Rosa chinensis cultivar Old Blush chromosome 5, RchiOBHm-V2, whole genome shotgun sequence.
agatgtgattgacaaatgtgtaagcataaaatgtggatctagtttttaactccacatagaaatgaccaagaaagcccatagatattttggtggaggagaaaaaataagggtaaaagagTCATTGTGTAtgggaacaaggtaataaatgggagacaaaggtgtaaggtgtaagaattagaccacttgtcatctttcaacttttgaatttcaaaataacatagacctaaagtcttcccacctaagggcaactccaactattggcaccatttgggggtgctattctcattttagcaccctcttgttgcactattcatataggactcaattctcatctccaaccatgaggtgctatatgggggtgctattttcactattcttgcctaaaatataatatgagtataattttgatgaatattatattaaaaatatgttaatttaattaaataaggtaaaaaaaaaataatttaatattttatcataatatttaaaaattattcttattatttaatgaatttaaaaaaagtttttaaatttttttttttgtgtcggcatatacgacaaaagtgtcggcacatacgacaaagaatctaactatttagaggatattttgatgttttgtgtaGGCATATATGTCAAACAGCCAAATTTCGATGTGATTTCAGTGCCACGTGTCAATCTCTAATTGGCTGTCCAAATTACGGTTGAGTCTTTGTCCGCCACGTGTCATATCTTATCTAATGATATGAACTGAAACCATCCATAAATATGGGGTCATTATCATCCTCAtttctcacaaattcacaaacacttctcatatccaaatcacacaaatctttctttcttttccgttttgattttgtcaaaccaTTTCTGCAATGAATCGTTTGACGAAATGGTTCCAGAAAGATCAAGAGGAGGCCGTCACGAGAAGCCGTCGACAAGCCTTGATGATGTCTGCCGCTGCCTTGCAAATCCAAACTTTGGAAGATGAGGATTCACAATGGGGTGGTTCTTCAGAATGTCGTACTTATAAGGCCAAGGATTGAGAGCTTATGGATCTTTGACTCAAAGCTCAATACTTCACTGATCCGTGCAGGTATTAACCAAACATATTTCGTAGGCGATATAGAATGCAATCTTGGGTCTTTGACAAGATGATGCGCGACGTGGCCAACTAGGAGccatattttgttcaaacaagAGATGCTTGTGCTTGTGGGAGACTCAGCTTATCAACTGAACAAAAGTTGACATGCGCCATGAGAATGCTCGCGTATGGCATCACAGCTGATTTTTGCGATGATTACCTAGATATTGCGAAGACCACTGCCATTGAGATTTTTGAGCACTTCACAAAAGCAATCTGGAATGTGTACCATGAGACTTACCTCCGCCGACCAACACAGGCAGATTTGCGACGGCTGCTTGACAAAGCTGCAGAACAGGGATTCCCGGGGATGGTTGGTAGCCTTGATTGTATGCATTGGCGATAGAAAAATTGTCCCATCGGATGGGCAGGGCAGTATACTAGCTACAGGGGGAAACCCACAATCATCTTAGAGGCGGTGGCCTCCTACGATACTTGGATTTGGCATGCCTTCTTCGGACTTCCAGGTTTCCTGAATGATATTAATGTCCTTGGATGTTCACCGTTGTTCAATGACGTATGCACCGGTGAAACCCCTGAAGTGAACTACCAAGTACATAATAGGCATTATCGTCAATGTTATTACCTAGTTGATGGCATATACCCTAAGTGGGGGTCATTTGTACAAGCAATCAGAAACCCGAGGTCGCCGCAGACACAACATTTCACAAGGATGCAGGAAGCATACAGAAAAGACGTGGAGAGAGCATTTGGTATTCTCCAAGCTCGTTAGGCAATCATAAGAGGACCAGCTCATGGGTGGAGTAAGGAGAACCTTCAATACATGGTGACGTGCATTATCTTTCACAATATGATTGTTGAAGATGAGCATGATGAAGATGCAGCACAGCCATTTGATTCGGATGATATCCCAACCAGACCAAGGAAAGCAGAGATATATAAGAGACCAGTAATGGACACCGATGTTCATCGCAATCCGCAACAACTAAATCAATTCTTGCGTCGTTATAGGGAGGTTAGATGTCCAGTGATGAATAAAAACCTTCAAGACGATCTAGTCGATCACCTATGGACCATGAAGTTACAAGCTGATCAGAACCACCAGTGAacagttttccttttttttttttgtgctttcaATAAGTGGCCATGTTGTCATGATAAGTGGTCATGGCCTACTTTGGTTGTATTGTTGTGTGGTATGCTTTTACTTTGTattgtgtgcttttaatttgtgtggtgtgctttattatgaaaataaaagttcaatGCTTTTTTACGAATATGATCtactcaacaaaataatttttattatcataAATTAAAACACAAACCATTCAAAGTAACTAACAATATTAATTACATCCAATATGTCTTGCCAAGTGGATCATAAGTGGTCAAGCATGTGTTGTCT
It encodes:
- the LOC112163831 gene encoding uncharacterized protein LOC112163831, with protein sequence MRMLAYGITADFCDDYLDIAKTTAIEIFEHFTKAIWNVYHETYLRRPTQADLRRLLDKAAEQGFPGMVGSLDCFLNDINVLGCSPLFNDVCTGETPEVNYQVHNRHYRQCYYLVDGIYPKWGSFVQAIRNPRSPQTQHFTRMQEAYRKDVERAFGILQAR